The Methanomicrobia archaeon genome includes a region encoding these proteins:
- a CDS encoding DegT/DnrJ/EryC1/StrS family aminotransferase — translation MTWKIPLFKIFWDDEDVKAVTEAITAGMNWAVGPNIGRFEELISDYVGTEYAVAFNSGTSALHAALLAYGIQHGDEVIVPSFTFIATANAPLFVGAKPVFADIEEETYGLDPEDVKEKITGKTKAIMPIHYGGCSCKLRELKEIADDHDLILIEDAAESLGAKVGDEMAGTFGDAAMFSFCQNKLVTTGEGGVILTDSKKIANKLRLFRSHGRLETSDYFSSPDSLDYVTLGYNFRMSNITAALGISQLKKVNEIIERRRENAKFMSAKLSKLDYVTTPKPPNEYFHVYQMYTVRAKNRDGLINYLAKNGILTKVYFHPVHLTKFYTDVLGYSSKLETTERIAKEVVTLPMYPALTKEEIDLIVSEVKKFYGDVK, via the coding sequence ATGACCTGGAAAATACCGTTATTCAAGATTTTTTGGGACGATGAGGACGTAAAAGCTGTAACGGAAGCGATAACCGCGGGCATGAATTGGGCGGTGGGTCCAAACATAGGGCGGTTCGAGGAGTTAATTTCCGACTATGTCGGTACCGAGTATGCTGTCGCTTTCAACTCTGGGACCTCCGCGTTACACGCCGCGCTGTTAGCTTACGGTATCCAGCACGGAGATGAAGTTATCGTTCCGTCCTTTACGTTTATAGCAACCGCAAATGCCCCTCTTTTCGTGGGTGCCAAGCCCGTCTTTGCGGATATCGAAGAGGAAACATATGGCCTAGATCCAGAAGATGTTAAGGAGAAGATAACAGGGAAGACAAAAGCAATTATGCCCATACATTACGGCGGCTGCTCATGCAAACTTAGGGAGCTAAAGGAAATTGCGGATGATCATGATTTGATACTCATTGAGGATGCCGCGGAATCGTTGGGTGCAAAAGTCGGGGATGAAATGGCCGGTACGTTCGGAGATGCTGCTATGTTCAGTTTTTGCCAAAATAAACTTGTTACAACCGGTGAAGGTGGCGTTATACTAACCGATTCAAAAAAAATTGCGAATAAATTGAGATTGTTCCGGTCACACGGGCGATTGGAAACATCTGATTATTTCTCGTCACCTGATAGTTTGGATTATGTCACCTTGGGTTACAATTTCAGAATGTCAAACATTACTGCCGCTCTTGGTATAAGTCAACTTAAAAAAGTAAATGAGATCATCGAAAGACGTCGAGAAAATGCTAAATTTATGAGTGCTAAACTTTCTAAACTAGATTATGTTACGACACCCAAACCTCCGAACGAATATTTCCACGTTTATCAAATGTATACTGTACGGGCTAAAAATCGGGATGGTTTGATTAACTATTTGGCTAAAAATGGAATTCTGACAAAAGTATATTTTCATCCGGTTCACTTAACAAAATTTTATACTGATGTGCTGGGATACTCCAGCAAATTAGAAACAACTGAAAGGATAGCTAAAGAGGTAGTAACATTACCTATGTATCCCGCACTAACGAAAGAGGAGATAGATTTAATAGTTAGCGAAGTTAAAAAATTCTACGGAGATGTCAAATGA